The Pyxidicoccus sp. MSG2 DNA segment CCCGAGGGTGGCGATTGCCGCGGCGGTGGAGGGCCTGGGCGTGGTCTGCGCGCCGCTGGACGCATTCACACCGCAGGGTGACAAGCTGGTGCGGCTCACGGTGGTGGGACGCACCGTGGAGCCGCGCGAGCTGTTCGCCGTGTATCCGTCACGGCGGCTGCTCCCCCGGCGCGTGCGCCTCGCGCTCGACTGGGTGAGGGAGCACTGCTGACCGTCGTCTCACGGCGCTCCATGCGCGGCGCTGAGCGCGCGCCGGTCCACCTTGCCGGGTGACGTGCGCGGCAGGGCGTCGATGAAGCGCACGGACTTCGGCGTCTTGTACCGGGCGAGCCGCCCCTCGCAGAACGCGAGGAGCGCCTCCGCCGTGGGCTTCGTGCCGGGACGGGCGACGACGAGCGCGCGCGGCGTCTCCCCCCACTTCGCATCGGGCACGCCGATGACGGCGACCTCGGCCACGTCCGGGTGGCCGGCGAGGACGCTCTCCACCTCGGAGGGATAGATGTTCTCTCCACCGGAGATGATGAGGTCCTTGCTGCGCCCGACGATGCGGAAGCACCCGTCCGCGTCACGGCTCGCGAGGTCGCCGGTGTGCAGCCAGCCTCCGACGAAGGTGCGCGCGGTGTCCTCGGGCCGGCGCCAGTACCCCGCGCACAGGTGGGGCCCACGCAGGAGCAACTCGCCCACGTCGCCCGGCTGCTGCTCGCCGTCAATGCGGGCCTCGACATGGAATAGGGGCACCCCGACAGCGCCCGGCTTGCGGCGCACGTCGCTCGGAGGCAGCCAGAAGTTGTTGGGCCCCGCCTCGGTGAGCCCGTAGCCCGTCTTGAAGTCCACGCCCCGGGCGAAGAAGCGCTCGAACACCGGGCCCGGGCACGGCGCGCCGCCGCTGATGAGCAGCTTGAGGCGCGTCAGGTCCACCGACTCGAAGCGCGGGTGGCGCTGCATCTCGATGAACATGGTGGGCACACCGAAGACGAGATTCACC contains these protein-coding regions:
- a CDS encoding acyl-CoA synthetase, whose translation is MPIVHDWLARRAALDPDSTALIDANHGERRISFREWDAAASRTAAFLHHTLGVQRGDRVAVLAYNCVEFLDLVFACAKLGAILQPLNWRLSPAELGALLADAEPSVLVFGSEFRAQVDTVRARASFVRHWLCLESPGPGERAFSERDAAPSAPLPPLELEADAPWVLCYTGGSTGVPKAAVLTHGSITANAANTVVSWGLNSSDVALLNAPLFHAGGLSVFTTPLVYVGGASVVCRSFDVEGVFDLVHRGVVNLVFGVPTMFIEMQRHPRFESVDLTRLKLLISGGAPCPGPVFERFFARGVDFKTGYGLTEAGPNNFWLPPSDVRRKPGAVGVPLFHVEARIDGEQQPGDVGELLLRGPHLCAGYWRRPEDTARTFVGGWLHTGDLASRDADGCFRIVGRSKDLIISGGENIYPSEVESVLAGHPDVAEVAVIGVPDAKWGETPRALVVARPGTKPTAEALLAFCEGRLARYKTPKSVRFIDALPRTSPGKVDRRALSAAHGAP